One stretch of Cottoperca gobio chromosome 18, fCotGob3.1, whole genome shotgun sequence DNA includes these proteins:
- the cyp26b1 gene encoding cytochrome P450 26B1 has product MTLCVTLSLQVFAKVFSHEALESYLPKIQLVIQESLRVWSSNPEPINVYRESQRLSFTMAVRVLLGFRVSEEEMRHLFSTFQDFVDNLFSLPIDLPFSGYRKGIRARDTLQKSIEKAIREKPLCSQGKDYSDALDILMESAKENGTELTMQELKESTIELIFAAFATTASASTSLIMQLLRHPTVLERLREELRARGLLHNGCLMPGELRLDNIVSLKYLDCVIKEVLRLFTPVSGAYRTAMQTFELDGVQIPKGWSVMYSIRDTHDTSAVFKDVDAFDPDRFSEERGEDKEGRFHYLPFGGGVRSCLGKQLATLFLRILAIELASTSRFELATRQFPRVVTVPVVHPVDGLKVKFYGLDSNQNEIMAKSEELLGATV; this is encoded by the exons ATGACACTATGTGTTACTTTGTCTCTCCAGGTGTTTGCAAAAGTGTTCAGCCATGAGGCCTTGGAGTCCTACCTCCCGAAAATCCAGCTGGTCATCCAGGAGAGCCTCCGAGTATGGAGCTCCAACCCTGAGCCCATCAACGTCTACAG GGAGAGCCAGAGATTGTCGTTCACCATGGCGGTGAGGGTGCTGCTGGGATTCAGGGTgtcagaggaggagatgaggcaTCTGTTCTCGACCTTCCAGGACTTTGTCGACAACCTGTTCAGCCTGCCGATAGACCTGCCGTTTAGCGGCTACAGGAAG GGTATCCGTGCACGAGACACCCTGCAGAAAAGCATAGAGAAGGCCATCAGGGAGAAGCCGCTGTGCTCCCAAGGGAAGGATTACAGCGACGCGCTGGATATCCTGATGGAGAGCGCCAAAGAGAACGGCACCGAGCTCACCATGCAGGAACTGAAG GAGTCGACTATCGAGCTGATCTTTGCTGCCTTTGCCACCACGGCCAGTGCCAGCACCTCCCTAATCATGCAGCTCCTCCGCCACCCAACCGTCCTGGAGCGCCTGAGGGAGGAGCTGAGAGCCAGGGGTCTCCTCCACAATGGCTGCCTTATGCCTGGAGAGCTGAGGCTGGACAACATCGTGAGCCTCAAGTACCTGGACTGTGTCATCAAGGAGGTGCTCAGACTCTTTACGCCTGTTTCCGGGGCCTACAGGACCGCCATGCAGACCTTCGAACTTGAC GGAGTCCAGATTCCAAAGGGCTGGAGTGTCATGTACAGCATTCGGGACACCCACGACACCTCAGCCGTCTTTAAGGATGTGGACGCCTTCGACCCGGACCGCTTCAGCGAGGAGCGAGGAGAAGACAAAGAGGGACGCTTCCACTATCTGCCCTTCGGCGGTGGTGTCCGGTCCTGCCTGGGCAAGCAGCTCGCTACCCTCTTCCTTCGCATCCTGGCTATTGAGCTGGCCAGCACCAGCCGCTTCGAGCTGGCAACCCGGCAGTTTCCTCGAGTGGTTACGGTACCTGTGGTCCACCCTGTCGACGGGCTGAAAGTCAAGTTCTACGGCTTGGACTCCAACCAGAACGAGATCATGGCCAAGTCGGAAGAGCTGCTGGGAGCGACTGTTTGA